From the Paenibacillus sp. FSL H8-0548 genome, one window contains:
- a CDS encoding pectinesterase family protein, translated as MVITVSIDEKERADYSRLQEAIDAVPEGSDAAVTIRIKPGIYEEKITIPASAPPILLLGEDQERTILTWSDNAHTLGADGEPLGTFRTGTLNVLAERFTVENITIRNASGPGTGQAVAAFVDAGHVVFRRVRLLGDQDTLYTGKGKQYYNECYIEGDVDYIFGAATAVFDRCQLHNKRSRGYITAASTPHGEAFGYVFLDCTITGGEGVRDVYLGRPWRPYAHVAFIRTSIDGSIAAEGWHNWGQRDRETTSRYEEYASTGDGAAADKRISWSRQLTSEEVANYRIIRIFGGWHPEGN; from the coding sequence ATGGTGATTACCGTATCTATAGACGAAAAGGAGAGAGCAGACTACAGCCGTTTACAGGAGGCGATCGATGCCGTTCCGGAGGGAAGCGATGCAGCGGTCACGATCCGCATCAAGCCTGGCATTTACGAGGAGAAGATAACGATTCCTGCATCCGCTCCACCTATTCTGCTTCTTGGTGAAGACCAAGAGCGAACGATATTGACTTGGTCGGATAACGCCCATACGCTGGGTGCCGACGGCGAGCCGCTAGGGACGTTCCGTACGGGTACGCTGAACGTGCTCGCAGAAAGGTTCACAGTGGAAAACATCACGATCCGTAACGCCTCCGGACCGGGGACGGGCCAAGCGGTGGCTGCCTTCGTTGACGCCGGCCATGTGGTATTCCGCCGCGTCAGGCTGCTGGGAGATCAGGATACGCTGTATACGGGCAAGGGCAAGCAATACTATAACGAATGCTACATCGAAGGCGATGTGGACTATATATTCGGGGCGGCCACGGCGGTATTCGATCGATGCCAGCTGCATAATAAGCGTTCAAGAGGTTATATAACGGCTGCGTCTACGCCGCATGGCGAAGCTTTTGGTTACGTGTTCCTCGATTGTACCATTACGGGCGGCGAAGGGGTGCGGGACGTTTATTTGGGCAGGCCTTGGCGGCCATACGCTCATGTGGCATTCATCCGCACATCGATCGACGGATCGATTGCGGCGGAGGGCTGGCATAACTGGGGACAGCGGGATCGCGAGACGACGAGCCGTTATGAGGAGTACGCCAGCACGGGAGATGGAGCGGCAGCCGACAAGCGCATATCCTGGTCGCGACAGCTGACATCGGAAGAGGTGGCGAACTATCGGATTATTCGTATTTTCGGTGGCTGGCATCCGGAAGGGAATTAA
- a CDS encoding glycoside hydrolase family 43 protein has translation MRKFQNPILSGFYPDPSAIRVGEDYYLVTSSFEFFPGVPIFHSKDLVNWRQLGHVLDRPSQLNLDGIQPSRGIWAPTIRYHNGIYYMITTFVDNEKECHNFYVTATDPAGNWSDPVWLDDAPGIDPSLFFDEDGKVYYTGNRVPPEGQLYPKHMDIWLQELDLASGRLVGPKTSIWQGALKVGHAQEGPHLYKIGSWYYLLIAEGGTGHTHAITIARSELPGGPYEGYKGNPILTHRHLGRSYPIVNVGHGELIETQKGDWWMLCLASRPYGGYYRNLGRETFLVPVIWEREWPVVSPGKGMVEQVAEAPDLPETAWPKLPSRDDFDAPELSPIWNFIRTPRDEFWSLSEHVGFLRLALKPVSMASVDNPSFVGRRQQHMSFRAETSLCFAPQEAGDTAGIALLQNADFQFRVEYGNFDGVTEIRLTQRRDGEESVLGASAYSWESLFLRVEARGQRYGFYWRPVESEQWQPLCEDADGTVLSTDKAGGFTGAYMGMYAAGAEEGRVHYADFDWFSYEPLDYD, from the coding sequence ATGCGCAAGTTTCAAAATCCGATTTTGTCGGGCTTTTATCCAGATCCATCCGCCATACGAGTCGGCGAGGACTATTATCTGGTAACGTCCAGCTTCGAGTTTTTTCCGGGGGTGCCGATATTCCACAGTAAGGATCTTGTGAATTGGCGCCAGCTTGGCCATGTGCTTGACCGTCCGTCCCAGCTCAATCTGGACGGTATTCAACCCTCAAGAGGCATATGGGCACCTACGATTCGCTATCATAACGGCATTTATTATATGATCACGACTTTCGTCGATAATGAGAAGGAGTGCCATAACTTTTACGTTACGGCAACCGATCCAGCGGGCAATTGGTCCGATCCGGTATGGCTGGATGACGCGCCAGGAATTGATCCGTCGCTCTTCTTTGACGAAGACGGCAAAGTGTATTATACCGGCAACAGGGTTCCTCCGGAAGGTCAGCTGTATCCGAAGCATATGGACATTTGGCTGCAGGAGCTGGATTTGGCGAGCGGACGTCTCGTCGGGCCGAAGACGAGCATTTGGCAGGGAGCGCTCAAGGTTGGACATGCCCAAGAAGGGCCGCATTTGTACAAAATCGGCAGTTGGTATTATCTATTGATCGCGGAGGGCGGCACGGGCCATACCCATGCCATTACGATTGCGCGCAGCGAGTTGCCGGGAGGCCCGTACGAGGGCTACAAAGGCAATCCGATTTTAACTCACCGGCATTTGGGACGGAGTTATCCGATCGTGAACGTCGGCCATGGCGAGCTGATCGAGACGCAGAAGGGCGACTGGTGGATGCTATGTCTCGCTTCGCGTCCGTACGGCGGCTATTATCGAAACCTAGGGCGCGAGACATTCCTTGTTCCCGTTATTTGGGAGCGCGAGTGGCCGGTCGTCAGTCCGGGAAAAGGAATGGTAGAGCAGGTAGCCGAAGCACCGGACTTGCCGGAGACTGCATGGCCGAAGCTTCCTTCGCGAGACGACTTCGATGCGCCGGAACTGTCGCCGATTTGGAACTTTATTCGCACGCCACGCGACGAGTTCTGGAGCTTGAGTGAGCATGTCGGTTTCTTGCGACTGGCACTGAAGCCGGTGTCCATGGCCTCCGTCGACAATCCGTCTTTTGTGGGACGGCGGCAGCAGCATATGAGCTTCCGCGCCGAGACGTCGTTGTGCTTTGCCCCGCAGGAAGCGGGTGACACGGCGGGAATCGCGCTGCTTCAGAACGCGGATTTCCAATTCCGTGTGGAATACGGAAACTTCGACGGCGTAACGGAAATCCGTCTTACGCAGCGAAGGGACGGGGAAGAAAGTGTACTCGGGGCGAGCGCGTACAGCTGGGAGAGCCTCTTCTTAAGAGTGGAGGCGCGCGGTCAGCGATACGGCTTCTACTGGCGCCCGGTCGAGTCGGAGCAATGGCAGCCGCTTTGCGAGGATGCTGACGGCACCGTACTAAGCACCGATAAGGCCGGAGGATTCACCGGCGCGTATATGGGGATGTATGCGGCTGGAGCCGAGGAAGGACGCGTCCATTACGCGGACTTTGATTGGTTCAGCTATGAACCGCTTGACTATGATTAG
- a CDS encoding AraC family transcriptional regulator has protein sequence MRGERQLKIRFFMSLTLISICSVLVLATALFLWFREKTIANVNQVNESVLLNTETVFAKYMELVQNYTMDFYRNPNINTVMQSGDNSWSDQLYSALSQMRGTLTVNAFLENAYIMGQNGPVLMFENNPLSVPAKEELYRRVKDSEIKQSPYVWTATMNSGAEETLMTTFFNDRAFTSSEYNGAIAMTINLRKLQENVFRSNDDGGTRYAVLDANGLLLMQNGPSGTNFDTDMLRQIVTGEDNIGTLIWKYGNGSKEMITFRKAQQGELWFLSETSYKDSIRDISNALNLMIGLCLALIAAAAAVAAFVSHRMYKPIGRLFGNIRNLTGDRPAFAHGGGFEEANRELERIAGRFGELKRENEDSELLRWLTSPYRSGEHLPSALPPTEDSSGNAAFVVAVLQLNRSVFTSGVNDEAWMEQIKRLPKLTEQLFGNMAACRGFFPHPESAVLIVSETTTGSFGDYGLSRERWAQLEKQIRSWPEMTCGIGISRLSTDAAQLKQLYDEASGCLQYMKFQYHATVIYADDSIHLNSSPIPDPTLEAVLQVVRNQELELIPAAIERLLAAAGSYRAEQVTIALSRLASGLNKIGVAGLTDGAERHSDFLEHYQRIWRITSYEELRGWLEQLCLSVCAKLKELNTVQTRDLANEAMDYIQKRYGDQTLSLNNLADKLAISPPYLSRLITEATGSSFPDFVNFVRLEHARTLLMSELELDIREIAERSGYSSSTYFTTLFKKRYGVTPSKWRLNHILQQND, from the coding sequence ATGAGGGGAGAAAGGCAGCTGAAAATCAGATTTTTTATGAGTCTGACCTTAATATCGATCTGTTCGGTGCTTGTACTGGCTACCGCCTTGTTTTTGTGGTTCCGGGAAAAAACGATCGCCAATGTCAATCAAGTAAATGAAAGCGTTCTCTTGAATACGGAGACAGTATTTGCGAAGTACATGGAATTGGTTCAAAACTATACGATGGACTTCTATCGCAACCCCAACATTAATACAGTGATGCAGAGCGGCGACAACAGCTGGAGCGACCAGCTGTACAGCGCGCTAAGCCAAATGCGCGGCACGCTGACGGTCAACGCTTTTCTGGAAAATGCCTATATTATGGGACAGAACGGTCCGGTCCTCATGTTCGAGAACAATCCGCTCAGCGTGCCGGCAAAGGAAGAGCTGTATCGGCGTGTCAAGGACAGCGAGATCAAACAATCGCCGTATGTATGGACGGCTACGATGAACAGCGGCGCGGAGGAGACGCTGATGACGACCTTCTTTAATGACCGGGCTTTCACCAGCAGCGAATATAACGGAGCGATTGCTATGACCATCAATTTGCGAAAGCTTCAAGAAAACGTGTTCCGAAGCAACGATGACGGCGGTACGCGATATGCGGTTCTGGATGCGAATGGCCTACTCCTCATGCAGAACGGACCGTCAGGAACGAATTTTGACACCGACATGCTGCGGCAGATCGTAACCGGTGAGGACAATATCGGTACGCTTATATGGAAGTACGGCAACGGGAGCAAGGAGATGATTACGTTTCGCAAGGCGCAGCAGGGCGAACTGTGGTTTCTTTCGGAAACGTCATACAAGGACAGCATCCGCGACATATCGAACGCCTTGAACTTGATGATCGGGCTTTGTCTGGCGCTGATCGCCGCCGCTGCGGCCGTCGCCGCGTTCGTCTCGCATCGCATGTACAAGCCTATAGGTCGTTTGTTCGGCAATATCCGCAATCTGACCGGCGATCGGCCGGCCTTCGCCCATGGTGGAGGCTTCGAAGAGGCAAATCGGGAGCTGGAGCGAATCGCCGGCCGGTTCGGGGAGCTGAAGCGAGAGAACGAGGACAGCGAACTGCTTCGCTGGCTCACTTCGCCCTACCGTTCCGGTGAGCATCTGCCGTCCGCGCTTCCGCCAACCGAAGATTCTTCGGGCAATGCTGCATTTGTCGTGGCGGTGCTGCAGTTGAATCGCTCCGTCTTTACGAGCGGCGTCAATGACGAGGCATGGATGGAGCAGATCAAACGGCTGCCTAAGCTGACCGAGCAATTGTTCGGCAATATGGCCGCTTGCCGAGGGTTTTTCCCTCATCCGGAGTCCGCTGTCCTCATTGTCAGCGAGACGACCACAGGCAGCTTCGGCGATTACGGCCTGTCGCGCGAACGATGGGCACAGCTAGAGAAACAAATACGCTCATGGCCGGAAATGACATGCGGGATCGGCATCAGCCGACTGTCAACGGACGCCGCCCAGTTGAAGCAGTTGTATGACGAAGCAAGCGGCTGCTTGCAATATATGAAGTTTCAATATCACGCAACCGTTATTTATGCGGATGACTCGATTCACCTGAACAGCAGTCCGATACCGGATCCTACGCTGGAGGCTGTGCTTCAGGTCGTACGAAACCAGGAGCTTGAGCTGATTCCCGCAGCAATCGAGCGGCTGCTGGCCGCGGCAGGCAGCTACCGAGCGGAACAAGTAACGATTGCTCTATCCAGACTTGCCTCGGGGCTGAATAAAATCGGAGTTGCTGGCCTTACAGACGGAGCCGAACGACATTCGGACTTTTTGGAGCATTACCAGCGCATATGGCGCATCACGAGTTATGAAGAGCTTAGAGGCTGGCTGGAGCAGCTCTGCTTGAGTGTCTGCGCGAAGCTGAAGGAGCTAAATACGGTGCAGACCCGCGACTTGGCGAACGAAGCGATGGACTATATCCAGAAGCGCTACGGCGACCAGACGTTATCGCTCAACAACTTAGCCGACAAGCTGGCGATCAGCCCTCCGTATCTGAGCCGCCTCATAACCGAGGCGACGGGCAGCAGCTTCCCTGACTTCGTCAACTTCGTCCGGCTAGAGCATGCGCGCACCTTGCTCATGTCCGAGCTTGAGCTCGATATTCGGGAGATCGCGGAAAGATCGGGTTACAGCAGCAGCACCTATTTCACCACCTTGTTCAAAAAACGTTACGGCGTTACACCCTCCAAATGGCGCTTGAATCATATCCTACAGCAAAATGATTAA
- a CDS encoding ABC transporter permease subunit — MSDEALQASRPAGRKSRLQALRNDSPLLLLALPGVIVLILFAYLPMSGLILVFKNYNYNGGIFGSPWAGFENFNFFFSSMDSAIRATRNTVMLNVLYMLTGTFFSVSIAIILNELRSKSFIKITQSVMFFPYFISWIVIGAILFSLLDYDKGLINRLFSTFGMAPVDWYSDPWMFVVILVAANIWKSAGYGAIIYYAVLQGIDTSYYEAARIDGASRIQLITRITLPLLIPSIILLTLLSIGGMLKGDLSMIMGVTFLNPLLLPTTDIIDVYVYRTAIRSGEFGFASAITLYQSVFGFILVLVANKLAGWYDKESKLF; from the coding sequence ATGTCAGACGAAGCGTTACAGGCGTCCAGACCCGCAGGCCGCAAGAGCCGACTCCAAGCGCTGCGCAACGACAGCCCGCTTCTGCTGCTTGCGCTGCCCGGAGTTATTGTATTGATTCTGTTCGCCTACCTGCCTATGAGCGGCCTCATCCTCGTTTTCAAAAACTACAATTATAATGGAGGCATATTCGGAAGCCCTTGGGCGGGCTTCGAAAATTTCAATTTTTTCTTCTCCAGCATGGACAGCGCGATTCGCGCGACTCGCAACACCGTCATGCTGAACGTACTGTATATGCTGACTGGCACGTTCTTCTCGGTCTCGATCGCCATTATATTGAACGAGCTGAGAAGCAAGTCCTTCATTAAAATCACGCAAAGCGTCATGTTTTTTCCTTATTTTATTTCCTGGATCGTCATCGGCGCCATTCTGTTCTCCCTCCTGGACTACGATAAGGGGCTGATCAACCGACTGTTCAGCACGTTCGGCATGGCGCCAGTCGACTGGTATTCCGATCCGTGGATGTTCGTCGTCATTCTGGTCGCCGCGAACATCTGGAAGAGCGCGGGCTATGGAGCAATCATCTATTACGCGGTCCTCCAAGGCATCGATACGTCTTATTATGAAGCAGCCCGAATAGACGGCGCATCCAGAATTCAGTTGATTACGCGCATTACGCTGCCGCTGCTCATTCCATCAATTATCCTACTGACGCTGCTCAGCATCGGCGGCATGCTGAAGGGCGACCTCAGCATGATTATGGGGGTTACGTTCCTCAATCCGCTGTTGCTTCCGACGACCGACATTATCGACGTGTACGTGTATCGGACGGCGATCCGATCAGGGGAGTTCGGCTTCGCTTCGGCGATTACGTTGTATCAGTCCGTATTCGGATTTATCCTTGTCCTGGTCGCGAACAAGCTCGCAGGCTGGTATGACAAAGAAAGCAAACTATTTTAG
- a CDS encoding carbohydrate ABC transporter permease, which yields MATMQENRTLIIIFYICIGIFALICLAPFVLALSGSLSTESKLAAEGYSFLPRGFSLDTYAFMFNSKADQIFQAYLTSVVVTVLGTACAVLVTTAYAYVISAKGFRYRNFFAFLAYFTMLFSGGTLPWYILSTKYYHLDDTLAGLFVPYLLNVFLMYLQANYFKSIPHEIVESAQIDGAGHIRIFFRIMLPLGQVGLVTISLFYALQFWNDFYLSLMLISDQNLYTIQYMMYFMMSNIQYLASGNSTQIGGAVIAPPLETAKMAMTCLTVLPIAILYPFLQRYFVRGIIVGSVKG from the coding sequence ATGGCTACTATGCAAGAAAATCGAACGCTTATCATTATTTTCTACATTTGCATCGGCATATTCGCCCTCATCTGTCTGGCGCCGTTCGTGCTTGCCTTATCCGGCTCGCTGTCGACGGAATCGAAGCTCGCAGCGGAAGGCTACTCCTTCCTGCCTCGCGGATTCAGCCTGGACACTTACGCCTTCATGTTCAACTCGAAGGCAGATCAGATCTTCCAGGCTTACTTGACCTCCGTCGTCGTCACGGTGCTCGGCACCGCATGCGCTGTGCTCGTTACGACCGCTTATGCTTACGTGATCTCGGCCAAAGGCTTCCGCTATCGCAATTTTTTCGCCTTTCTGGCGTATTTCACAATGCTCTTCAGCGGGGGCACGCTGCCTTGGTATATTTTGAGCACCAAATATTATCATCTAGACGACACGCTTGCGGGGCTGTTCGTTCCTTATCTGCTCAACGTATTTCTCATGTACCTGCAAGCCAACTATTTCAAAAGCATTCCGCACGAGATTGTCGAATCGGCGCAAATCGACGGGGCGGGCCACATCCGCATCTTCTTCCGGATCATGCTGCCGCTCGGCCAAGTCGGCCTCGTCACCATCTCGCTGTTCTACGCGCTGCAGTTCTGGAACGACTTCTACCTCTCGTTAATGCTGATCTCGGACCAGAATCTGTACACGATTCAATACATGATGTACTTCATGATGTCGAACATTCAATATCTTGCGTCGGGAAACAGTACGCAGATCGGCGGCGCTGTAATCGCCCCGCCGCTCGAAACCGCCAAGATGGCCATGACCTGCCTGACCGTGCTGCCTATCGCCATCTTGTATCCGTTCCTCCAGCGTTATTTTGTCAGGGGCATTATCGTCGGCTCCGTTAAGGGCTAG
- a CDS encoding ABC transporter substrate-binding protein — protein MLKKRVWVSLFLATLLLLSACSKGGETGGTPGSTAGGNNESAGTELKPAELKIILYGEESPRMKALAKAEFKDLVKKEINADIEFQFIPWTEYGGGKTDLMLSTGEDFATYTDTNYMVKSVAKGMYADLTPYMETVAADMKKTVDDNSFKAFQLGGKQYAIPVGNKPNSGEFYSVLVRQDLLEEVGMSSVSSLAELEQFYDKVHAAHPELVGYASTDARRMLMYEYTDKNLYWQNDFLAIDESSDDDQLISWFESEEFKAYSQLMRSWYVKGIIPRYAATNTPQLQSDWNSGKAMFWAGTAARPFEGAATISQAVPTAKLTNYFLSKDLPKISRGTYSTAWFVSSNAADPERYVMFFNLLQKNQELYDLFAYGILDKDYSLDENGRLTRITSDSLIPDWLLMNKNFIRFDKTVPDDFIAQYKVWDDEAIISKGAGFNFDNAPVKNEETKINGVFSEFLAPIASGFLDYEENFPRALDKLKAAGFYTYLAEYQKQFSAWYAAN, from the coding sequence ATGTTAAAGAAACGAGTATGGGTAAGTCTGTTCCTCGCAACGCTGCTTCTCCTCTCTGCCTGCAGCAAGGGCGGCGAGACGGGTGGAACGCCGGGAAGCACTGCCGGCGGAAATAATGAAAGCGCTGGCACGGAGCTTAAGCCTGCCGAGCTGAAGATCATTCTCTATGGAGAGGAATCTCCACGTATGAAGGCGCTTGCGAAAGCCGAATTCAAGGATCTTGTCAAAAAAGAAATTAACGCCGACATCGAGTTTCAATTTATCCCATGGACCGAATACGGCGGCGGCAAAACCGATCTCATGCTGTCGACCGGCGAAGATTTCGCAACCTACACCGATACGAACTATATGGTCAAATCCGTAGCCAAAGGAATGTACGCAGACCTGACTCCTTATATGGAAACCGTTGCCGCGGATATGAAAAAAACAGTCGACGACAATTCATTCAAAGCGTTCCAGCTAGGCGGCAAGCAATATGCCATTCCGGTCGGCAACAAGCCAAACTCTGGCGAATTCTACAGCGTGCTCGTCCGTCAGGATCTTCTCGAGGAGGTTGGCATGAGCAGTGTGTCGTCGCTCGCGGAGCTTGAGCAATTTTACGATAAAGTGCATGCCGCTCATCCGGAGCTGGTCGGCTATGCAAGCACGGATGCCCGCAGAATGCTGATGTACGAATATACGGACAAAAATCTGTATTGGCAAAACGATTTCCTTGCGATTGACGAATCGAGCGATGACGATCAATTGATTAGCTGGTTCGAAAGCGAAGAGTTCAAAGCCTACTCCCAGCTTATGAGAAGCTGGTACGTGAAGGGGATTATTCCAAGGTACGCCGCGACCAATACGCCGCAGCTGCAATCCGATTGGAACTCGGGCAAAGCGATGTTCTGGGCAGGTACGGCGGCGCGTCCGTTCGAAGGCGCAGCGACGATCTCCCAAGCCGTCCCGACAGCCAAGCTCACGAACTATTTCCTAAGCAAGGATTTGCCTAAGATCAGCCGCGGCACGTACAGCACCGCTTGGTTCGTATCCTCCAATGCCGCCGATCCGGAACGTTATGTGATGTTCTTCAATCTGCTGCAAAAAAATCAGGAGCTATACGACCTGTTTGCTTACGGCATCCTGGATAAAGACTACTCACTTGACGAAAACGGCCGTCTGACGCGAATTACGTCCGATTCCCTTATTCCCGACTGGCTGCTGATGAACAAAAACTTTATTCGCTTCGACAAAACCGTACCCGACGATTTCATTGCGCAATACAAAGTATGGGACGACGAAGCGATCATTTCCAAAGGCGCGGGCTTCAACTTCGACAATGCTCCGGTCAAAAATGAAGAAACGAAGATCAACGGCGTCTTCTCCGAGTTTCTGGCGCCGATCGCCAGCGGCTTCCTTGACTACGAGGAAAACTTCCCGAGAGCGCTTGATAAGCTAAAGGCAGCGGGCTTCTACACCTATCTCGCGGAATACCAAAAGCAATTCTCGGCATGGTACGCAGCAAACTAA
- a CDS encoding AraC family transcriptional regulator codes for MNDLIGKKHMIGDASFVIQHMRSTSSSAMPRAHSHACYELYCLLEGERVYLVNGKIFTAQKGDIVVIVPHELHSTASSQVKYFERVLIHFAPEFLRESDGNVLNFPPFQQSTLLRTPVKEQPEIERLLVQMVAECKEENSLYDSYVRHLLLELLIRLNRLHAVSPEAPGSNHPMHEKVAEIMAYIEAHYREALTLEQLAKHFFISPAYLSRVFLKLTGFHISEYVRVIRIREAQKLLRTTRQKVHAIAEQVGFEHISHFNKTFKKFAGVAPIRYRQSHKY; via the coding sequence ATGAATGACCTAATCGGCAAGAAACATATGATCGGTGATGCTTCGTTCGTCATTCAGCATATGCGCAGCACTAGCTCCTCCGCCATGCCTCGCGCCCACTCTCATGCCTGCTACGAGCTGTATTGCCTGCTGGAGGGAGAGCGGGTGTATCTTGTAAACGGCAAAATATTTACCGCGCAGAAAGGCGATATCGTCGTGATCGTCCCCCACGAGCTTCACTCCACCGCGAGCTCGCAGGTGAAGTATTTCGAGCGGGTGCTTATTCATTTCGCGCCTGAATTTCTTCGCGAATCGGACGGCAACGTTCTGAATTTTCCTCCCTTTCAACAATCGACCTTGCTGCGGACTCCCGTGAAGGAGCAGCCCGAGATTGAGCGTCTCCTTGTCCAAATGGTTGCCGAATGCAAGGAAGAGAATTCTCTTTACGATAGCTACGTACGCCATCTGCTCCTTGAGCTGCTGATTCGGCTGAACCGCCTGCATGCGGTCAGTCCCGAAGCGCCAGGCTCGAACCATCCGATGCATGAGAAGGTTGCTGAGATAATGGCTTATATCGAAGCACACTACCGCGAAGCGCTGACGCTGGAGCAGTTGGCCAAACATTTTTTCATTAGCCCGGCATACTTGAGCCGCGTCTTCTTGAAGCTGACTGGCTTCCATATCAGCGAATACGTACGGGTGATCCGCATCCGCGAAGCGCAGAAGCTGCTCCGAACGACCCGCCAGAAGGTGCATGCCATAGCGGAGCAGGTCGGCTTCGAGCATATTTCCCATTTCAACAAAACGTTCAAAAAATTCGCGGGCGTAGCGCCCATACGCTACAGGCAATCCCATAAATATTAA
- a CDS encoding glycoside hydrolase family 28 protein — translation MPEVLLPEIPDYAVVITDFGAVGDGRTDNTDAFRQAIACCVNAGGGKVVIPPGIWSTGPIKLASRLELHAEAGAVVQFSKRSGDYPLIASQFEGKPSIRCQSPLDAEDAEHLAITGKGVFDGGGDAWRPVKRLKVTAKQWDNLQRTGGVLDKEGDIWWPSVAAMEGAALVERLIGEGKREPKDYLSCRDFLRPNLLSFRRCGRVLLDGPTFQNSPAWNLHPWASEHVTIRNITVRNPWFGQNGDGLDIDSCRYVAVEGCSFDVGDDAICLKSGKDEAGRTLSMPSEYISINNCTVYHGHGGFVIGSEMSGGVRYVHVSDCNFMGTDIGLRFKSARGRGGVVEDIVIERIRMTDIAGEAISFHLFYEGVEGSGSARDEWFPATAQTPVFRGIQIHDVYCDGADIALLVNGLAEMPLEGVAVRRFTASSRQGVICHHVNRLTLEDVALYTEESPLVRLHQSRDVDIIRLDGTGANNDGMMLALSGSLTAGIQCRDPRTAVTQRAVWAAPDVDRNAAIVRPV, via the coding sequence ATGCCGGAGGTGCTATTGCCGGAAATACCGGATTATGCGGTGGTGATAACCGACTTCGGCGCAGTTGGCGATGGACGAACCGACAATACGGATGCTTTCCGCCAAGCGATCGCCTGTTGCGTGAACGCGGGGGGAGGGAAAGTGGTTATACCGCCGGGCATCTGGTCGACGGGCCCGATTAAGCTTGCGAGCCGCTTGGAATTGCATGCGGAGGCTGGGGCAGTTGTACAGTTCAGCAAGCGATCGGGTGATTATCCACTCATAGCTTCCCAGTTCGAGGGCAAGCCGTCAATTCGCTGCCAATCGCCGCTCGATGCAGAAGATGCGGAGCACCTGGCCATTACGGGAAAAGGCGTATTTGACGGTGGAGGGGATGCGTGGCGTCCGGTCAAGCGGTTGAAAGTGACGGCAAAGCAATGGGACAATCTTCAGCGCACCGGCGGCGTTTTGGATAAAGAAGGAGACATATGGTGGCCGTCTGTAGCGGCGATGGAAGGTGCCGCCCTCGTAGAGCGATTGATAGGCGAAGGGAAGCGGGAGCCGAAGGATTATTTGTCTTGCCGAGACTTCTTGCGTCCGAATCTGCTTAGCTTCCGCAGATGCGGACGCGTCTTGCTTGACGGGCCGACCTTCCAAAACTCACCGGCATGGAATCTTCATCCGTGGGCATCGGAGCATGTGACGATCCGCAACATAACGGTGCGCAATCCGTGGTTCGGACAGAACGGCGACGGGCTCGATATCGACTCATGCCGTTATGTCGCTGTGGAAGGCTGTTCCTTCGACGTAGGCGACGACGCCATCTGCTTGAAGTCGGGCAAGGATGAAGCGGGGCGGACATTAAGTATGCCGAGCGAATATATCAGCATTAACAATTGCACTGTATACCACGGACACGGTGGCTTCGTGATTGGCAGTGAAATGTCCGGAGGCGTCCGTTATGTCCATGTGAGCGACTGCAATTTCATGGGAACCGATATCGGGCTTCGGTTCAAGAGTGCCAGGGGGCGTGGAGGAGTCGTCGAGGATATCGTCATCGAACGTATTCGTATGACGGACATTGCGGGCGAGGCGATCTCCTTCCACCTCTTTTACGAAGGCGTCGAGGGTTCGGGATCCGCGCGCGATGAATGGTTTCCGGCTACGGCCCAGACGCCGGTGTTCCGCGGCATTCAAATTCATGATGTCTATTGCGATGGAGCGGACATAGCGTTGCTTGTAAATGGGCTGGCGGAAATGCCGCTTGAGGGAGTGGCGGTGCGACGGTTTACCGCATCCAGCCGGCAAGGTGTCATTTGTCATCACGTCAATCGCCTGACGCTCGAGGATGTTGCGCTCTACACGGAAGAAAGCCCGCTCGTGAGGCTGCACCAGAGCCGGGATGTAGACATTATTCGTCTAGACGGAACGGGAGCGAATAATGACGGCATGATGCTAGCGTTATCGGGCAGCCTCACAGCGGGAATACAATGCCGTGACCCGCGAACGGCTGTCACGCAGCGGGCTGTATGGGCAGCCCCAGACGTTGACAGGAACGCGGCGATTGTTCGCCCCGTTTAA